The region ATGAACCCCCAGAGGAACTGATGTTGCTTTACTGATCATAGAATTGCACGAAAGTCTGGTAGCAGGTGTTTTCTATTGACttgatgtttttaaaggatAGGTGGCTAAGGTGGCATCGGTGTCTGATCAGAGTACTTCCAATTAAGTAAgcgattaaaaaaataaacgtttCCTATTACTTTTAGGTGCATGAAATACTTCTTGAACTTACACTAagcaaagatattttaaaagtatttacagAGGAGACCTCTCAGAACTGACACCAATTTTACTCATGGTTGCAGAAAATGCCAATTATGATACCAGGTGACTTTCTCCAATGAATGAAGTCAAGCTGGTCACTATAATatcaagttttaaataattgcaGACTTCACAGATGTGAGCTCAATCTTCGTTGAATAATTTTATgcaatgaaatatgtttttcactTATAAACAGTACAAAAGGTTTGGAAATCTGCAGACTATTTCTGTTTACAATAGACCAGCTAAATGATGAGATGGTTTCTTTTGCCCACACTAatagttcatttttttctacataaattCATCAGGTTACGTCAGTTCaaaaatacatcataaatgCCAAAGGGTAATTAAATACTTGGCTTTAAAGCTCAAATCCCAAAAGATGGCTTGTGTTACTCTGACAATATTCAATTGGAGAGAAGTCTGGATTTCATCAGCTGTGAAAAGATCCATTGTCTAATCTCAACAGAAATAATTCCCTTTTATATGCGTCAGTAAAATTGTCTTCTTCAGTCAAACAAGAAGACTCCAGTTCAGGAATCTGAGAGAGATCACATTGTATTATAGAACATACTGTTTATAAGTAAAGAGGCCATTTGACTAACGCTTCTCATGTTTATTTCTGCAAATGGACCTGATTCTGATTATACATAAATTTGAGGGATCAACagtttccaaaatattttcaattgcATTAAGTCATCAAAGCGAAGTGGTGTTTTTAATGGTCACATTAATAATCAGTTTTGCCTTTTTGTCCATCCAGATTTCCCACAGTGTCTCAATGACCAACAGTTCTGTAATCAGGAGAGACACTCTGGTTTGGACCAAGAAAAACTACGACTTCAGCACATGAATAAGTTTCAAAGTGAACAAGAAAGTTTGGTAAACATCAAGTACAAGAGGGAAGTAGAGCCAGAAGACAACCAGAATAAAGTGGAAGGtctgggaaaaaaacagaacaagatgAACAAAGATCCTCTTGCATCAGGAACTTTGCATCAGCCTGGAGAACGAGCAGCTTGAACTGAAGCAAGGGAATTCCTTTATGGTGAATCCTACTTATGTTGCAtgtggaaccagaaccaaacaggggACGACCCCTTGTTCAGATCTACTGTGTATATCAAATGGTCCTGGAATCCCATAGAAATACAGGGCTGGAGCAAAAATAAGATGCCTCAGAACGAGAAAGGTCCTGGTGAACATGTTGATGATGctgaagtaaaaaacaaaagaaagcaaacgTGAGAGTAGAGTTCTCTACGTAGTTCAAAAACTGTCAATATTCTAACAGCTAATTTTAGGAACTTTATCACAAAACATTATATGGATCAATTACACACAGACGGATGTTTGAaagactttatttctgttaattatgattttccacttacagcttATAAAAGCATggcatttaaaattagaatattacatcagatcaaTAAGAAAGTAATCCAAAAAATTTGGGCTTATggaaaagtatatttaatacctgcttaaaggttattttcaaaaatacttttaatctgacaacaGGCCTCCTCTgaataaatattctaatttattaaatagtaCAGTAGTTTTCTGATACTGGGATTATCACAAAACTAAACCAGCTCACCTCTGTGAATTTTCATATGAAcagttaaattacttttttgacagaaacgttttccacaggttctacatgagaaaggcttctcacctgtgtgaatcctgCTGTGGTGAAATAGACTTCCTCTTTCGCTAAAACTTTGTCCACACGTCAGACATGAGAACGGCTTCTCCCCagtgtgagttctcatgtgaccAGACAAACTACTACTTTGAGAGAAACTTTTGCCACAGGTCAAacatgagaagggcttctcgCCTGTGTGCGTTCTAATGTGACGAGTCAAATGGATTTGCTGAACAAAACTTTTACCACAAACCAAACATGAGAACGATTTCTCACCTGTATGGGTTCTTATGTGCTTAGTTAAGTTTCCCCGTtcactgaaactttttccacaagtcaaacatgaaaaaggcttctcacctgtgtgagttcgCATGTGCTGATTCAAGTAATTCCGAGCAAAAAGCCTACCACACACTTTACAGGGAGACAGATTATCATTACTGTGTGTTTTCTTCtgagtttttactttttgatacCCTACATTGTCACTGTGACCTCTGATTTTCTGACGCCTCTTAATTAGCTTCAGTTCTTCATCTCTACTGGATCCTGagtcttcatttttcttttcactcatTTCCTGGATTTGGTTGTGGGCAAAAAGTTGGTCGGAGTTTGGATCTGGTTCCCAGCAGTCTCCTTCTTCATAAGTCGGATTCACTATGATGGCAtcaatgtcttgtttttgttctagCTGCTCGTTAGTCAGGCTGATGTAGACTTCCTCCTGTTCATCCTTGATTCTTGGTGGTTGTGTTTCTTGCTGTCCTTTTGTATAAAAACATTCTTGTTCCCCATGGCTCTTTTGCATCTGCAGAGGTTCTAGCTCTTCTGGTTCATCTTTTATCTGTGATACTTCAACATTTCTCTGCTTCTCTAGCATTTGCTCCTTTTCTAGTCTTTCTAGTCTCTCTTTACTTCGCTGACGGTTCTGGATTATTTTGTTGCAAACCGGGACTCCTCTCCTGGTGGTAAGTGAGAACCTCCTCTTCCTGTGGGAAGCCTGAGGGAagagaaagagcagaagaaaaatacaaaggtGTGATTAtcctaaatacaaaaaaaaagttttataggCAATAAAAGCCTCTCTAATCTCAAGGATGCATTTGAAATAAGTATTATTACAACATTATACATTCTAAATATTGATGACCCCTTCATTCTTTACAGTATTTTCACCACATTTTGACGCTCACAGTAGCACAGAAAAGCAAGGTTATATTGAAACCCAGTGTATCTAAGTGGTAAAGTTTCAAAGCAGTTTCTGAAGGAAAATGGTGACTTCCTATTATGTAAGCACATGCAATTTCCATAATGCTTttgtctaaatattttattggctCTGTTTAATCACCTGTTAAAATTGGTCTTGGGTAAAATTACCTATTGATTCTATGATATCAGGTGTTAAATGAGCCAGGTTCTTCTGGAGGTGTTTTCATCTTAAAGGGGagttttcctttccactgtcaccacatgcctGCTCAGCATGAGGGATTGATGCAAACTTAACATCATGTGATCCAATGTTTACAGTCGTTTATCGTTTATTTAGCTTTCGCCGTATTTTGATCAGGCATCGAAGTAACCAGTTAACCCTTTAAGAGCCGCAGCAGTCAACCTGAAACAGCTTCAACCAGACTTTGTGGTCAGTAACACGACATTAATTCCTCTGGTGGTTCATACCTATTCTATGCAGGTTCATTTGGGGTTTCCAGCAGATTTCCAGCAGTCTCCGCTGACGATCCAGCTCTTCCTCATACTGGACGATGGTTTTATCAAACTGTATCAAaatttcttcagcagcagcggCCAGTCGCTCCCTGATAAAGTCTCTCAAAGACTGGGATAAAGACATTGTTACTGCAGAGGCACAATATTCATCCTTACACCCTTAAACATAGCTAACTCTGCTAACAGACCCCATACGATCTGCTTCCTGGTTTAACGGAGACTCGAAAGAGACGTCTTTGCTCATCATCGCCACCTGCTGGAGGAAAATATATCATAACTGagcagaaatacagaaaatatgaaaagcgtaatccatttattttactttgcatGTTTAATATATCACcagataaataatttcttatccTGATAAATGATACCGAGTGTCTCTCCTTTCTTCTGTGgctattcttatttattaggttttggtttttttttgttttttttttaccagttatttgttatttcttacattgtgtgtgaattgtgagacagttattttttgtttttaagcatatgcactgaccgatggcactttttaaatttcgttgttcttgtgacaatgacaataaagactTATCTTTTAACTTGTATTTGCTTTCAGAAGATAAACCTCTTGACACTGACAACCTCAGAGaacaaatcaaagtttattATGTTGTTTGCGACAAAATACGAAATAGAATAATGGTTAGATAATACATTTATCGAGGTAAACTgatgcaaattaattttttgtagTTAATTTAAAGTTCAGGGAATACATTAAGGAGCACCATGAAGATACATGACAAGTGCAATTTTAACTTTTCACTAGATGTCagtttctttctgctctttctccAGACTATTCAGTATGTCTCTTTATACTTAAATTAGGtggtaaattacattttttttcctgctgctcttaTCAAAACTTGAAATTTTGGTGGTTCCTTCCATAAATTTCATCACATGtattgttgattttattgtttacatagCAGCACAGCGTATGCCTGAGGTTATCTGGACTGCAGGTTGAAAATActgatgtaaacaaaatgtaGGATGCGTAGGACCAAACAGCTGAGCTGCTCAGTGAAACACTGctcaaaaaacatgtttttttctgtataatagtttttattttattacagacaaatagaaaaaaaaccatccaAAATTAAACCACATTTAACACATTACTTCACACTTCATGAACCTCACTGATTACTAACCATAACATTGTTCATTTTCTGAGCCGAAAACATAAAAGATAATTAGAGTTTATGAGGGCAAAAAAACGTATTCATTTTGCAgtcatttagaaaatgttttaaatcaagtggagggaaaaaagaaCTGTTGACACACTTAGTGTTATACCTGTTTGGCATTTTTTTATTAgtgcaaatgttttacagtattCACACTCTTGagtttctcatctttttttcccGCACACTTCTCTCCACTCAACTACTTCTGCATACTTTCTGATCTTTCAACTTTTACCATATTCTGCTCATTTATGACATTACGTTACATGCAGCACATTGTCAATATCCTAGTGATAGCCCTCTTGCTGGTACATTGCTATTTGCATAGTACATGACTTAAGTCAACATGCAGGGTAATGGTATGAGGGCTAAAATTATTTTGACTGCATTTCTTAAATATCTACTACATTTAGTTAATGTTTAAACAGCATGCTAGTCAAACTCAGCATGCTGCTGACAGCATTTCATCTAACATTAGCTTTTTAAGCTAACATTTTAAACACTAGATGGAACAATTTCATGTTATGAAACATGGGAGTGACCCACGGCCATTAGCACGATCTATAATACACTTCAGCTAATTTCAGTATTATGAGCTTCTCTGCAGTAAAtgagctaaaaataattttcctcttTATGTTCTTCAACATATGATAAGCAAAAAGTTTTGCTTTGAAGCTAGATTGCAGActgctttacttttttaatgtttctgctaATTacatttatgggtttttttacaCTGCACAGAGTATGTTACTGTAAGACGTCAACATGACAGTGCTAGCCTAGACgctatcattattattttagctagttttcttcactttaaTTGTACATGAGAAAGGACTCGTCTGTGTGCAATTTAATGTGCTTATTCAGTAAGAATCGTCTGGTAAacctttttttcacaaattttgcaTGAGAagggcttttcacctgtgtgagttctcatATGAACAGTCAAAGTACAGCGCCGATTGAAACTTGTTTTACAGATCATACACGAGAAAGGTTTCTCGCCGGTGtggattctcatgtgaacaGTCAAATTACTTATTCGATGAAAACCTCTTCCACAGATAATACATGAGAACGACTTCTCATTTGTGTGAGTTGTAATATGCTGTGCTAAAGTTTTTCTATTGGGGAACCTTTTATCACAGGTCATACAGCAAAAAGGCtcctcacctgtgtgaattctcatatgatCAGTCAAATAACCCGGAGATGAAAGTTTGCCACAAACGTTACGAGGCAGTTTctcattgtttgttttcttctttctttttacccTGGGACTGTCTTGGTGTTCACCGTGTCTTCTGATTTCCCAACCCCTCTTACTTTGTCTCAGTTCTTCATCTCTACTTGACTCTGGGTCCTCGTGAATGCTATattcttggttctggttctcaaGTTCTGAAGACATCTGGATGAGAATTGGGTCCCGGCTTGGTTGCTCCTCCACATCGTCTCTTTCTTCATAAGTAAGGTTGTCGGCAAAGATATCGGTCTCCTGCCTCAAGACCTGAGGCTCTTTTTGCAGACTGACACAGAGTTCCTCCTGCTCTACCTTTACCTGTGAACGTTCTGTTTCTTCCTGACTTGCTTCTTTCATCTGTGGCTCTGTTTTCTCCTGTTCCCCGTTCATCTCCTGAGTTTCAAATTCACCCTGATTCCCTTTCATTTGCAGGGGATCGAGTTCCTTCTGGTGTAAATTGGAGCTCCTCTCCTGGTTGCAGAACTGCTGGTCATTGAGAGACTCTTCCCCGCTCCAGACATAATGCTGCGGAGAGTCTGGATAGGCAAGAAAAAATTACATATCGATTATTTTTAGAATGAAAAGAGAGCACTCAATTTTTTTCAATTACCTGGCTCATCTTACAGGTTTAATCACATTAAATGAAAAGGTTATCAACACAACTAGGATCCCCAGAGTCCTGCAGTCTTCAGTTTGACTGCTGAAGTTGGCTTTAACAGGTTTGCTAAAAGAAAACTATTCGTCTGCTTAagtcagtgtttcccaaccttGATCCTCGAGGCACattgttttagatgtttccctgcgTTACTACGCCTGATTCATCGGATTGCAGTTCAGCAAACCCTGTCAATTGAAATCACCCAGGCTGAAGcaaggaaacacctaaaacatacACGGCAGAGAGCCTTGAGGACCAGAGTTGGGAAACACTGGAAACATAGCAGCTTACTTGACATATTTCACTTCAGTTTTGTCACTtagctttaaaatgattttaacaatAAAGACCCTCCACCAACACTTCCCCGTTTCTCTGTGATCAGTAAAACAACAGCAATTCCTCTGGTAGCTCATACCTATTCTCTTTCGGTTTATTTCGGGGTTCCAGCAGATTTCCAGCAGTCTCCGCTGACGATCCAGCTCTTCCTCGTACTGCACGATGGTTTTATCAAACTCTGTGAatatttcttcagcagcagcggTCAGTCGCTCCCTGATGAAGTCTCTCAGAGACTGAGATAAAGACATTGTTGCCGCAGAGAGTAGCTCACACATAGCAGAAAGAAGCTAACGCGGCTAACCGACCCAAAAATCAAAAGGCTGTCTTTTAGCAAGACTAGCGGAAGTCACAAACCGGAAACACAAAAGGGAACTGGAGGGACCGTCGACATgataaagatttgttttatttatttttgaatttattacGTCTATGAATATATTGTCACAAAtaatattaagagaataaagCGAATAAGTCGTTATATTACCAATTTATTCCCGTAATACTACGGCTTTATTCTGGTAGTACTATGACTCTtgtaatattgactttattctaataattttcgtatgtttttcctctgcctcctcccagCGCTCCCATTGTTAActagaaacaactaatcagacCCAGGAAGAGTGTCTTAGAGCTGCCCATCCTCCCCAGTTGGCAGTTTggacaaatatgtaaaatatatgtttataaaacatacatactgcagctttaacagaaGGCAGACttgattttcttaaaatatagtGAGAATAGATTTAAATATCTATGTCTTCAACTCAGAAACTGTTTTCATccaatagacccttttcacatgacgtcacacaacttccgttttggctcgaagctgtgtatccttagttccggtgtacatagtaagtaatgataaagttgtctatttcatatatatatatatgtcatataCAGTGTTGGGTAGTAACGGATTACATGTAACGACGTTacgtaatttaattacaaaaaaagagtaactGTAATTCGTTACAgttacaatgagaaaatatgtaattcagttacagttacttccgaaaatattaagaattacaaatttagttacattttaaaaaaaatatgaacaaaaacctttgcGAAATATGTAAcgatatttttattgctttgcgcCCTATATCGCCGTTTCCCGCTACGGCTCCTTGTCTCTATCATATTTGCCAGCCGCAATGCCTCTGATGGTCCATCCTGTGCTGGCGGAGCCTCCTGGAGGAACAGGAAGCGAGCGGACGGTTCCATTTCAGCTCAAGCAGCGCATCAAAAATGACAACCTTCCAGCACTGGAAATATAAGGagcatttcatttacatatgtgaaaatggctcaaaTTTAACCGTGCAGTGCAAGAAGTGTTTGCCGGCTATCAAGAACTTGTCCACGTCGAAGCAATCTATGTCAAACctgaggaaacatttagaggtaagtGCAATTCACTGATAGACGAAGCGTATTGTTTTACgaatatttgactgtttggtGTTGATGCATGACAAACGTTGGAATCTATTCTTTCCCATGAGACATTGTATGCAATGTGCCAGTGTTAtggttttcatgatgaacataaagtaaactagaaaattcctgaagaaatttaactggggcctgccaaagtgggcccgtcggtttggacccagcgttctgatgctaaaaattagcatcaatgctaagcttagctaaataGTAGTCATTAGCTTGTGGAATTTTATcacttgcttcgcaagtcagtcaCTACTCTCCTTATgtattgctatgggcaggccccaattaatgctactttgaacatataattattaatcatagtatatttttcttctatctttttttctctcttttcagaggAAGCATCCAGGCGTTCTTCTGAAAGGCACGTTTAGTCCATCTGATACTCGGGACCCATCGTCCATCTTAATTCTTGATGCACTGTATTGTGccgtgtttaattttacaagcaagggtgtgcaaagaaaaaatcaagaaaaataaaatgtgatgtaaaagtcttactttgcttatttattactaaactagagcacttcattgtcattgcacatgtatgaagtaatgaaatgcagtttggCATCTAATCAAGTGCAACGTGTGCAGATTGTACAGCATGCAgtatttagagataaaatgcagttattcaCAGCTAGGGTAAGGAAAGATGGTTGATAGATatgtgcagcagaataaataaattaccccTAGGGAAATGCATGTATGTGCAGAGCCACTGTAGATAGGGCTATACAAGTGCGAATTGAAGAGGAACACTGTACAAATGTTGGGATGGTACAGGAAGGTATGGATAGAGGGGAAGGAAAGACTGGTCTTTGGGAAGAGTTCAATAAGGTGACCGCTGTAGGAaagaagtggtttctgaacCTGCTTGTGTTAGTCTGCAAACTGCGTAAATGGTAGAGCCTGGGGGAGGAGCAGAAAAGAGTATGGCCCGATGAGAGGAGTCTGAGAAAATCTTACATGCCTGGTGCTGGCATCTCTTCTTGTGGACCTCCTGTGATTGCCTGTCAGCAATTCCCTCTCAGCTTAGTGCTCTTTTAAGGTTCCCACtcagttctcaaaaattaaatgttgaacatgGGTCAATACTCATTAAAACCTCAAGTATCAAAAGTAATcaaaagtaattagttacattactttttaaaagtaatcgaaaaagttacactacaattacattttaaacaaggtaacttgtaactgtaacggattacatttttaaagtaacttaccCAACACtggtcatatatatatatatatagagagagagagagagagagagagagagacagagagagagagagagagagagatgtataaatctgacagcatatgttgatcagacagatcaccggagcatggagtttacacagtctctaaaacatttgcctaaaataagatttgaagatatatcacgatttgcaaaccagttctctctgacaaaaaaaatctaaattagacaaaggctacaaattcttcaccgaacaatacctgtttgactatgaaggtaggtatttttgttttgcgtaaccgttagcttagcattagtgaattttgttagctagctaactacgtgacataactgttccttaaccagaactttttactgtttttgaactataacgttttaggctctaatcttgatcagattattaaattatagactggagttgccactcatcccataaaatagggatttgtttgttataagcagagatgtccggtgccgccgctgctttgtaatgcctttaatcggaccactttttcggtaacgaataatctaacgagttcgtatttcaaatccagtaatcagattaaagttatttatccaaatcattgcacattaatattttcttgtgtatttatttttattccttctttgcgtctttgggagagactctgtgacagttagcagtgacagaaacatgaacagtgcatggagatgcgcattttgttgctggaaaaacagaaatatcgtcaagcccaactgttatttgtggcttttgtcttgttttttctaaacttataaaaaataatgattcaccggtaaatgaacctctaaacgttacatcactgacaggcggcggtgtatatgtttcctaactgtggctaaagctgctgctagctggtttactcatgatcggaagctggttcctttgaatacagttggagaatggtaaattgacaatgactgaTAACGGTTATCTAACACGTAAACACcgttttataaaatacagagagtgaacctctaaacgttacagcgctgacagagagtatatttttcctaaatgtggctaaagctgctgctaggtggtttactctccgatcggaggctgtt is a window of Xiphophorus hellerii strain 12219 chromosome 12, Xiphophorus_hellerii-4.1, whole genome shotgun sequence DNA encoding:
- the LOC116729558 gene encoding uncharacterized protein LOC116729558 isoform X2, whose translation is MSLSQSLRDFIRERLAAAAEEILIQFDKTIVQYEEELDRQRRLLEICWKPQMNLHRIGFPQEEEVLTYHQERSPGLQQNNPEPSAKLCFAVVLHIC
- the LOC116729558 gene encoding gastrula zinc finger protein XlCGF8.2DB-like isoform X1 — its product is MLEKQRNVEVSQIKDEPEELEPLQMQKSHGEQECFYTKGQQETQPPRIKDEQEEVYISLTNEQLEQKQDIDAIIVNPTYEEGDCWEPDPNSDQLFAHNQIQEMSEKKNEDSGSSRDEELKLIKRRQKIRGHSDNVGYQKVKTQKKTHSNDNLSPCKVCGRLFARNYLNQHMRTHTGEKPFSCLTCGKSFSERGNLTKHIRTHTGEKSFSCLVCGKSFVQQIHLTRHIRTHTGEKPFSCLTCGKSFSQSSSLSGHMRTHTGEKPFSCLTCGQSFSERGSLFHHSRIHTGEKPFSCRTCGKRFCQKSNLTVHMKIHRGELV
- the LOC116729557 gene encoding zinc finger protein 570-like, coding for MCELLSAATMSLSQSLRDFIRERLTAAAEEIFTEFDKTIVQYEEELDRQRRLLEICWNPEINRKRIDSPQHYVWSGEESLNDQQFCNQERSSNLHQKELDPLQMKGNQGEFETQEMNGEQEKTEPQMKEASQEETERSQVKVEQEELCVSLQKEPQVLRQETDIFADNLTYEERDDVEEQPSRDPILIQMSSELENQNQEYSIHEDPESSRDEELRQSKRGWEIRRHGEHQDSPRVKRKKKTNNEKLPRNVCGKLSSPGYLTDHMRIHTGEEPFCCMTCDKRFPNRKTLAQHITTHTNEKSFSCIICGRGFHRISNLTVHMRIHTGEKPFSCMICKTSFNRRCTLTVHMRTHTGEKPFSCKICEKKVYQTILTE